A stretch of the Cyanobacterium stanieri LEGE 03274 genome encodes the following:
- a CDS encoding PAP/fibrillin family protein codes for MINSRLKLKEKLLSTIKNTAIKIDVNPEYPITDTMINPREAQTIDELTKNLETLNPFPNPLQFATNLLDGIWQLQYSSAREIRSLNKLPLGFKLRKVYQIINVQEVSFFNIAFVEHSSKMINGYVKVTASFTPKIESTQILPTDTINVNFEKRYVSIQKIAGFKTPMLDPVKTFDARNPQGRIPSLTISYIDENLRIGRGGDGSLFILTSVRDLSAW; via the coding sequence AAAACTGCTTTCAACTATCAAAAATACCGCCATTAAAATCGATGTTAACCCCGAGTATCCCATCACCGACACCATGATTAACCCTAGGGAAGCTCAAACCATCGATGAATTAACCAAAAATCTGGAAACTCTCAACCCCTTCCCCAATCCCCTACAATTTGCCACCAATCTCCTCGACGGCATCTGGCAATTACAATACTCTAGCGCTAGGGAAATTCGTTCATTAAATAAACTTCCCTTAGGATTTAAACTCAGAAAAGTGTATCAAATCATCAATGTTCAAGAGGTATCTTTTTTTAATATTGCCTTTGTCGAACATAGTTCTAAAATGATTAATGGTTATGTGAAAGTTACCGCTAGTTTTACTCCCAAAATTGAATCAACGCAAATTTTACCGACGGACACTATTAATGTTAATTTTGAAAAAAGATATGTGTCCATCCAAAAAATAGCAGGATTTAAAACACCCATGCTAGATCCTGTTAAAACATTTGATGCCCGTAACCCTCAGGGTAGAATCCCTAGTTTAACTATCAGCTACATTGATGAAAATTTAAGAATTGGTAGGGGTGGAGATGGGAGTTTATTTATTTTAACCTCAGTTCGGGATTTGTCAGCATGGTAG
- a CDS encoding aspartate kinase yields MALIVQKYGGSSVGSTERIKEVSKRICATVKEGNQVVVVVSAMGKTTDSLVKLAQEISSNPCRREMDMLLSTGEQVSISLLSMALQEMGQPAISLTGAQVGIVTEAHHSKARILEIKTERVNKHLAEGKVIVVAGFQGISNLQELEITTLGRGGSDTSAVALAVAIGADCCEIYTDVPGILTTDPRIVPEAQLLSEITSDEMLELASLGAKVLHPRAVEIARNFGMPLVVKSSWTDDLGTRVISPPNQGRSLIGLEITKAVDAVQFDSDQAKIALLRVADRPGVAAKLFGEIARQDVDVDLIIQSIHEGNSNDIAFTVVKGMLPHAEAVANAIAPILDENGTTDILVEQKIAKIAIAGAGMIGRPGIAAQMFRALADARVNIQMISTSEVKVSCIVNQDECDRAIASLCNTFNIDSSNITYSEEKTEQSHLVPVRGVALDKNQAQIAILYVPDIPGMAAKIFTTLAEENISVDMIIQSQRCRLVDGVPMRDIAFTVAQSDAHQAAEAINQLQDSLKFRQVAIDDNIAKVSIVGSGMVGHPGIAAQFFAALAQEKINISMITTSEIKISCVVSQEQGIQALKAVHKAFNLGGEVKADIPAVSWK; encoded by the coding sequence ATGGCGCTAATTGTCCAAAAATATGGTGGTAGTTCTGTAGGCTCTACGGAGAGAATCAAAGAAGTTAGTAAGCGGATTTGTGCAACCGTTAAAGAAGGTAATCAGGTTGTGGTAGTTGTTTCCGCCATGGGTAAGACGACAGATAGTTTGGTTAAGTTAGCGCAGGAAATTTCGAGTAATCCTTGTCGTCGAGAAATGGATATGTTACTTTCTACGGGGGAACAGGTTTCCATCTCTTTACTTAGTATGGCGTTGCAGGAAATGGGACAACCTGCCATTTCTTTGACGGGGGCGCAAGTGGGTATTGTCACGGAAGCTCATCATAGCAAGGCGAGAATTTTGGAAATTAAAACCGAAAGGGTTAATAAGCATTTAGCGGAAGGAAAAGTAATTGTAGTGGCAGGTTTTCAGGGTATTAGTAACCTTCAGGAATTGGAGATTACCACCCTCGGTAGGGGGGGCTCTGATACTTCAGCGGTGGCCTTGGCGGTGGCCATTGGGGCGGACTGTTGCGAAATTTATACGGATGTGCCTGGTATTTTGACCACTGACCCTAGAATTGTCCCTGAGGCTCAGTTATTATCGGAGATTACCAGTGATGAGATGCTGGAGTTGGCGAGTTTGGGGGCAAAGGTGTTACATCCTCGGGCGGTGGAAATTGCTCGTAATTTTGGGATGCCTTTGGTGGTTAAATCTAGTTGGACGGATGATCTTGGTACGAGGGTAATTTCTCCCCCTAATCAGGGACGTTCTTTGATTGGGTTGGAAATCACTAAGGCGGTGGATGCGGTACAATTTGACTCGGATCAAGCTAAGATTGCTCTGTTGAGGGTTGCCGATCGCCCTGGGGTAGCTGCAAAACTATTCGGGGAAATTGCCCGTCAGGATGTGGATGTAGATTTAATTATTCAGTCTATCCATGAGGGTAATAGTAATGATATTGCTTTTACGGTGGTTAAGGGAATGTTACCCCACGCGGAGGCGGTGGCAAATGCGATCGCCCCTATACTAGATGAAAACGGTACGACGGATATTTTAGTAGAACAGAAAATTGCTAAAATCGCCATCGCAGGGGCTGGAATGATTGGCCGCCCTGGTATTGCCGCACAGATGTTTAGGGCTTTGGCGGATGCGAGAGTTAATATTCAAATGATTTCTACCTCGGAGGTGAAGGTTAGTTGTATTGTTAATCAGGATGAGTGCGATCGGGCGATCGCTTCTTTGTGTAATACTTTCAACATCGATAGTTCTAATATTACCTACAGCGAGGAAAAAACAGAACAAAGTCACCTCGTGCCTGTGAGGGGGGTTGCCCTGGATAAAAATCAAGCTCAAATCGCCATCCTCTATGTGCCAGATATACCCGGTATGGCGGCGAAAATTTTTACTACCCTTGCCGAAGAAAACATCAGTGTTGATATGATTATTCAATCCCAACGTTGTCGTTTAGTCGATGGTGTACCCATGCGCGATATTGCCTTTACTGTTGCCCAATCTGATGCCCATCAGGCAGCCGAAGCGATTAATCAATTACAAGATAGTCTTAAATTCCGCCAAGTGGCGATCGATGATAACATTGCCAAAGTAAGTATTGTCGGTTCTGGCATGGTAGGACATCCTGGTATTGCCGCCCAATTTTTTGCCGCCCTTGCCCAAGAAAAAATTAACATTTCCATGATTACCACCTCGGAAATTAAAATAAGTTGTGTGGTATCCCAAGAGCAAGGCATACAAGCCCTCAAAGCAGTCCATAAGGCCTTTAACCTTGGGGGGGAAGTAAAAGCCGATATTCCTGCGGTTAGCTGGAAATAG
- a CDS encoding HhoA/HhoB/HtrA family serine endopeptidase, which translates to MSKKSLLSKLSAGTSLLVVGLGIGMGVSSLTNISQTSAFTLPFSSSEESNNLQESNNPSPVARIPEMNRNGNVNFVAEVVQEVGPAVVRINASRTVSTQVPPIFNDPFFRRFFGDQIPNIPEEETREGTGSGFIISADGKILTNAHVVEGASEVSVSLKDGRVLEGQVLGTDALTDLAVIEVDADNLPVARLGNSDDLIIGEWAIAIGNPLGLDNTVTTGIISATGRSSAQIGVGDKRLDFIQTDAAINPGNSGGPLLNAQGEVIAINTAIIRNAQGLGFAIPINRAAEIAEQLITDGRVEHPYIGISMVSITPQNRQRIESQGFRLSGDERGVLVVQVAPNSPGARAGLQPGDIITGIGPESVTDAEAVQKAVASSRVGNDLELRLKRNTEEVSLNVTLGVLPTR; encoded by the coding sequence ATGAGTAAAAAATCTTTATTATCTAAATTAAGCGCAGGTACATCCTTATTGGTAGTTGGTTTAGGAATTGGAATGGGGGTTAGTTCGTTAACAAATATTTCCCAAACATCTGCCTTTACCCTACCCTTTTCTTCTAGCGAAGAAAGTAATAACCTTCAAGAAAGTAATAATCCTTCCCCTGTTGCTAGGATTCCTGAAATGAATCGCAATGGCAATGTAAACTTTGTGGCGGAGGTGGTGCAAGAGGTAGGGCCGGCGGTGGTTAGAATTAATGCTTCTCGTACTGTTAGTACACAAGTTCCACCTATTTTTAATGATCCTTTTTTCCGTAGATTTTTTGGGGATCAAATTCCCAATATTCCTGAGGAGGAAACAAGGGAAGGCACTGGCTCTGGCTTTATTATCAGCGCCGATGGTAAAATTTTGACTAATGCCCATGTGGTGGAGGGGGCTTCTGAGGTTTCCGTTAGTCTTAAGGATGGACGGGTTTTAGAAGGGCAGGTTTTAGGTACTGATGCCCTGACGGATTTGGCTGTTATTGAGGTGGATGCGGATAATTTGCCCGTGGCAAGGTTAGGTAATTCTGATGATTTAATTATTGGGGAATGGGCGATCGCCATTGGTAACCCCCTTGGATTAGATAATACTGTTACTACGGGTATTATAAGTGCTACGGGGCGATCGAGCGCCCAAATTGGTGTAGGAGATAAACGCCTTGACTTTATCCAAACCGATGCCGCCATCAACCCGGGTAACTCAGGTGGCCCCCTATTAAACGCCCAAGGGGAAGTAATTGCCATCAACACCGCTATTATTCGTAATGCTCAGGGTTTAGGCTTTGCCATTCCCATCAACCGAGCTGCCGAAATTGCCGAACAACTAATTACCGATGGTAGAGTCGAACATCCTTACATTGGAATTTCCATGGTTTCCATTACCCCTCAAAATCGCCAAAGAATCGAAAGCCAAGGCTTTAGACTATCAGGGGATGAACGTGGAGTTTTAGTAGTACAAGTTGCCCCCAATTCCCCCGGGGCTAGAGCTGGTTTACAACCAGGGGATATTATTACAGGTATTGGCCCTGAGAGCGTCACTGATGCCGAAGCAGTACAAAAAGCCGTTGCTTCGAGTCGTGTGGGTAATGATTTAGAGCTCAGGTTAAAACGCAACACAGAAGAAGTTAGTCTTAATGTTACCCTCGGAGTATTACCCACCCGTTAA
- a CDS encoding glycosyltransferase family 4 protein, translated as MTNHKKVVFCASDLEEKYYRGIGFYAQSVIKTTKKLGYTNYLLTSAKSNQINNLQQLNILRKLDDPIEPSLRKIILDYLSTFIGKKQSKEVNQVASSYYNNNKLNYLSAVDGYINQTSIYKTINLHAVLSNKPFDLETKQADILFTAAPSPVKNKYKNGLTIQTIHDLIPLVTLYHPPAIRFNSLFYKNVLGALEYSDLILTISEFSKQEILQTFPQSKYEDKIKVIYQPIPIDEEDKKVAENQIFNEGILNKYKLEKQNYILYVGALEMRKNIDLLIDAYSAIKDKIKMPLILVGSLGYGKETFIEKIDINPDTKNVRITKRNYASVRHIGYVNDLEKLILLRNANCFVFPSLYEGFGLPSLEAMAMGCPVLTSKISAIPEACQDAALYVNPNSIPEIAEGILEMVNNNSLREELIAKGEKLSSQYTFDNYQSQIATILSNT; from the coding sequence ATGACCAACCATAAAAAAGTTGTTTTTTGTGCTTCAGATTTAGAAGAAAAATATTATCGTGGCATTGGTTTTTATGCCCAATCAGTAATCAAAACAACCAAAAAATTAGGCTATACTAACTATCTTTTAACCAGTGCAAAAAGTAATCAAATAAACAATTTACAACAACTAAATATTTTAAGAAAATTAGATGATCCCATAGAACCATCCTTACGTAAAATAATATTAGATTATCTTTCCACATTTATTGGTAAAAAACAATCAAAAGAAGTCAATCAAGTAGCAAGTAGTTATTATAACAACAATAAATTAAACTACTTATCCGCCGTAGATGGATATATTAATCAAACCTCCATTTATAAAACCATCAATCTTCATGCCGTCTTATCCAATAAACCCTTCGATTTAGAAACAAAACAAGCGGATATACTCTTTACCGCCGCCCCTTCCCCAGTAAAAAACAAATATAAAAACGGTTTAACAATTCAAACCATCCATGATTTAATTCCCCTTGTCACCTTATACCATCCCCCCGCCATTCGTTTTAACTCCCTTTTTTATAAAAACGTTTTAGGGGCGCTCGAATATTCCGACTTAATTCTAACTATTTCCGAATTTTCTAAACAAGAAATATTACAAACATTTCCCCAATCAAAATACGAAGACAAAATTAAAGTAATATATCAACCCATTCCCATTGATGAAGAAGATAAAAAAGTAGCTGAAAATCAGATTTTTAATGAAGGTATTTTAAACAAATACAAACTAGAAAAACAGAACTATATATTATACGTTGGTGCATTGGAAATGAGAAAAAATATTGATCTTCTTATTGATGCTTATAGTGCCATAAAAGATAAAATAAAAATGCCTTTAATTTTAGTAGGCTCTTTAGGTTATGGAAAAGAAACATTCATCGAAAAAATAGACATTAATCCCGACACAAAAAATGTCCGTATTACCAAAAGAAATTATGCTTCCGTCAGACATATAGGCTACGTGAATGACTTAGAAAAACTAATATTACTACGCAATGCTAATTGTTTTGTATTTCCTTCCTTATATGAAGGTTTTGGCTTACCCTCCCTTGAAGCCATGGCCATGGGATGTCCTGTGTTAACCTCGAAAATATCAGCTATCCCCGAAGCCTGTCAAGATGCAGCCTTATATGTCAATCCTAATAGTATTCCCGAAATTGCTGAAGGTATCTTAGAAATGGTTAATAATAATAGTCTGCGAGAAGAATTGATTGCCAAAGGAGAAAAACTAAGTAGTCAATATACCTTTGATAATTATCAATCGCAAATTGCTACAATTTTATCTAATACTTAA
- a CDS encoding tetratricopeptide repeat protein, producing MVEQNGIYRTLECRPDNYHGWYNQGNMLRSHNKLHDALFCYEKALEYYPHDYFSWYYHGKVSEELGRYTQAVNSFHQACNIDKNNYWAWYSAGYILQEKIGNHQKAIDFLQVALENNPSDYWVIYRLGKAYFYQKKYLQALDFFQQALNIRPNDYWCYYRCGQCRQKLNQLDLAKKNYQQSLKIKPKDYWSIASLISVAYSQGLYQDIIALSENIINNDNICSSIEEKIYLARIIIGEKSSDN from the coding sequence ATGGTTGAACAAAATGGTATTTATCGCACCCTAGAATGTCGTCCTGATAATTATCACGGTTGGTATAATCAGGGGAATATGTTGCGATCGCACAATAAATTACATGATGCACTATTCTGTTATGAAAAAGCACTAGAATATTATCCCCATGACTATTTCTCATGGTATTACCATGGCAAGGTATCAGAAGAATTAGGGCGATACACTCAAGCCGTCAACAGTTTTCATCAAGCCTGTAATATTGATAAAAATAACTATTGGGCTTGGTATAGTGCAGGTTATATCCTCCAAGAAAAAATAGGTAATCACCAAAAGGCCATTGATTTTTTACAAGTAGCGTTAGAAAATAATCCCTCAGATTATTGGGTTATCTATCGTTTAGGAAAAGCCTACTTTTATCAAAAAAAATACCTTCAAGCCCTAGATTTTTTTCAACAAGCCCTCAATATTCGACCGAATGATTATTGGTGTTATTATCGTTGTGGGCAATGTCGCCAAAAATTAAATCAGTTAGATTTAGCAAAAAAAAATTATCAACAATCACTAAAAATAAAGCCCAAAGATTATTGGTCTATTGCTAGTTTAATTAGCGTGGCTTATTCTCAAGGATTATATCAAGATATAATTGCCCTAAGTGAAAACATTATTAATAATGACAACATTTGTAGTAGTATAGAGGAAAAAATATATTTAGCTCGTATTATTATAGGTGAAAAAAGTAGTGATAATTAA